The segment GAGGTAGCCGGTCACGACGCGGAAGCTGCGGATCCCGGCCGCCGCGACCGTCAGCATCACCCGCTCGAGCAGCGTCATGCCGGCGAGCGTGACGAGCGGCTTGGGCTCGCCGAGCGCGGCCAGCCGGCTCCCCTTGCCGGCGGCGATGATCAGGCAGTCCGTCCGCTGGGCGCGTTCCATCGCGGCGGCCTCAGGCGCCCGCGCCGGAGGCGGCCAGCGTCTCGAGCTCGGCGGCGAGCCGGCGGTCGCGCCGGCGCTGTGCGGGGATGAGCGCGAGCAGCGCCAGGTTCAGGAGCAGGACGTAGACCAGGTACCAGCCCATGCCCAGGCCGGCCCAGAAGGACCCCGCGCCGACGGGGAGGAAGGCGGCGACGACGATCCCCGCCTTGTGCGAGTTGGAGGCCATGAGCGCCCACCACGGCAGCAGCGGCCGCTGGCCGGCCTCGTAGCGCGGCGCCAGCGCGCCCGCCAGGCGCGGGTGGCGGTGGCGCCAGTGCGTGATCGCGCGCTCGAGCGCGGCGCTGGAGGAGAGGAAGAAGCGTTGCTGGTGGTAGTAGGCGCGGTGGACGGCCTGGAGCAGCGCCGCGCCGGCGCCGGAGGGTGCCGAGTGCCTGAGCCGCTCCGGTTGCGCGTCCACGACGTCCGTCTTGCCGTGGACGTAGTGGAGGTAGAGCGTGCGCTGGTACTCGACGAGCGAGCTCTGCACCGAGTGCGACGCGCCCGCCGCCGCCGCGAGCGCCAGCAGCAGGGGGGCGTGCGTCCCGGCGCGCTCCCAGCCGCCGCAGATGATGGCCAGGTAGATCGCCAGGAACGAGAGGTTGTCGCAGAAGCCGTCGACGATCCGTCCGAGCGGCGTCTGCATGCTCTTGAGCCGGGCGAGCTGGCCGTCGGCGCTGTCGAGCGCCGAGTGCA is part of the bacterium genome and harbors:
- a CDS encoding CDP-alcohol phosphatidyltransferase family protein, with protein sequence MGWKQARADYRRMAKPRAVEEVGDIYLIRPLGFLIVQALRRTPVTPTQVSVLAVLAGWLSAWFYFESARRGTVATLAVLGALALLLHSALDSADGQLARLKSMQTPLGRIVDGFCDNLSFLAIYLAIICGGWERAGTHAPLLLALAAAAGASHSVQSSLVEYQRTLYLHYVHGKTDVVDAQPERLRHSAPSGAGAALLQAVHRAYYHQQRFFLSSSAALERAITHWRHRHPRLAGALAPRYEAGQRPLLPWWALMASNSHKAGIVVAAFLPVGAGSFWAGLGMGWYLVYVLLLNLALLALIPAQRRRDRRLAAELETLAASGAGA